A DNA window from Polypterus senegalus isolate Bchr_013 unplaced genomic scaffold, ASM1683550v1 scaffold_5769, whole genome shotgun sequence contains the following coding sequences:
- the LOC120520655 gene encoding gastrula zinc finger protein XlCGF49.1-like, whose protein sequence is MSSLQIHTRVHTGEMPYYCNECGKPFSQIGHLQKHTRVHTGEKPYCCNECGKRFLEMGSLQKHTRVHTGEKPYCCNECGKQFSQKGHLQIHTRVHTGEKPYYCIECGKQFSEMGSLQKHKRVHTGEKPYFCNECGKQFSQMGSLQNHMRVHTGEKPYCCNECGKQFSLKGNLQKHTRLHNRIKMVAVCKSVQKNKNPSGLE, encoded by the coding sequence atgAGCAGTCTTCAGatacacactagagttcacaccggagagatGCCATAttactgtaatgaatgtggtaaaccgTTTTCTCAAATAGGCCATCTACAGAAACACacgagagttcacactggagagaagccatattgctgtaatgagtGTGGTAAACGATTTTTAGAGATGGGCAGTCTACAGAaacacacaagagttcacactggagagaagccatattgctgtaatgaatgtggtaaacagttttcacaaaaggGCCATCTTCAGATACACACGagagttcacaccggagagaagccatattactgtattgaatgtggtaaacagttttcagagATGGGCAGTCTACAGAAACACAAGAGAGTTCACACCGGAGAAAAGCCATAtttctgtaatgaatgtggtaaacagttttcacagatGGGCAGTCTACAAAATCACATGagagttcacaccggagagaagccatattgctgtaatgaatgtggtaaacagttttcactaaAAGGCAATCTTCAGAAACACACAAGACTTCACAACAGAATTAAAATGGTAGCAGTTTGCAAATCAGTCCAGAAAAACAAGAACCCTTCAGGACTTGAGTGA